Proteins encoded by one window of Chondromyces crocatus:
- a CDS encoding response regulator, whose product MTTQTPTILLVDQDEILRKTMELMLSNRGAGVSGAATLDEAIALTHHVSYDIILIDRSATMPEAPELLERLRQSGLASARVVLCTDAPFDAEEAGEQLEVLVKPYPFDRLIEIVFGRPTRRGEARLAGHAVLHGPRRPSRASSAGTTRLRLTGSAPSRHDRRVALPPCPRASTRNAGRQTTARVLRSPTPTPVGRGRRRPG is encoded by the coding sequence ATGACGACCCAGACGCCCACCATCCTTCTCGTCGATCAGGATGAGATCCTTCGCAAGACCATGGAACTCATGCTCTCCAACCGAGGAGCAGGCGTGAGCGGCGCAGCGACGCTCGACGAAGCAATCGCCCTCACCCACCACGTCTCCTACGACATCATTCTGATCGACAGGTCCGCCACCATGCCGGAAGCCCCTGAACTCCTGGAGCGCCTCCGCCAAAGCGGCCTCGCGTCAGCGCGGGTGGTGCTCTGTACTGACGCTCCCTTCGACGCTGAAGAGGCAGGCGAGCAGCTGGAGGTGCTGGTCAAGCCCTACCCGTTCGATCGTCTCATCGAGATCGTTTTTGGTCGCCCCACACGTCGAGGCGAGGCTCGTCTGGCTGGACACGCCGTGCTCCATGGGCCGCGGCGCCCTTCCAGGGCGTCCAGCGCTGGCACCACACGGCTCCGACTCACCGGCTCCGCTCCCTCGCGACACGACCGCCGCGTCGCCCTGCCGCCCTGTCCGCGTGCATCGACCCGCAACGCCGGACGGCAGACCACCGCTCGGGTTCTCAGGTCACCGACCCCGACCCCGGTCGGGCGCGGGCGTCGGCGCCCTGGGTGA
- a CDS encoding PH domain-containing protein, whose product MKPCPFCAESIQDAAIKCRFCGSMLDGSQPLPTANALAVVGGSSALATPGAPRVVYEGTPSWKAWFWSYVAASILSLVVVGLIWLAVLHWKRKSIRYKITERTIDYEAGLLSRRVETLQLWRVQDLDLRQSLMERILGVAEIRVFTKDTSDPELVLRGLPASREIFESLKEAAELSRQQRVVGLVE is encoded by the coding sequence GTGAAGCCGTGTCCTTTCTGTGCCGAGTCGATCCAGGACGCAGCGATCAAGTGCCGCTTCTGCGGGAGCATGCTGGATGGCTCCCAGCCCTTGCCGACGGCAAACGCCCTGGCGGTGGTGGGGGGGTCGAGTGCGCTGGCCACACCGGGCGCGCCACGCGTGGTGTACGAGGGGACGCCGAGCTGGAAAGCCTGGTTCTGGTCCTACGTCGCAGCCTCCATCCTGTCGCTGGTGGTCGTGGGGTTGATCTGGCTCGCCGTGCTTCACTGGAAGCGGAAGAGCATTCGCTACAAGATCACCGAGCGGACCATCGACTACGAGGCGGGGCTCCTGTCACGTCGTGTGGAGACGCTCCAGCTCTGGCGGGTTCAGGACCTGGATCTGCGGCAGTCGCTGATGGAGCGGATCCTGGGCGTGGCCGAGATCCGGGTGTTCACGAAAGACACGAGCGATCCGGAGCTGGTGCTGCGTGGATTGCCTGCGTCCAGGGAGATCTTCGAGTCCCTGAAGGAGGCTGCCGAGCTTTCGAGGCAGCAACGGGTGGTGGGTCTGGTGGAGTGA
- a CDS encoding DUF4215 domain-containing protein, which produces MVLFSGCSCSPSGTCGDGRVDPGEQCDDRNTNSGDGCSATCQLENTRCGDGVVDPGEACDDGNRDSGDGCSPTCQVEEETAVCGNGTLEPGEQCDDGNTEPGDGCSASCRDEGTCGDGVLDPGEQCDDGNDEPGDGCEPDCTKSAVTEVVCEDLVPLPDGAVCEVGAGDAQRLIQGRVLTPGVVYVGGSVVVDAQGLITCVGCDCEEPAGATRITCPSGVISPGLINTHDHITYTQNWPYTPTDERYEHRHDWRRGNGGHTRINTPGNASANQIRWGELRHLLGGATSLVGSGSATGLLRNLDRAAQEGLNHAQVEYETFPLGDSNGIERTSGCNYPGMVTQADIAGESAYLPHVAEGIETSARNEFICLNTDPNNIVQPQSAFIHGVGLVAADYAAMAANGTSLIWSPRSNITLYGDTAVVTAAARLGVQIALGTDWVATGSMNVLRELRCADNLNKNYYGNFFTDEDLWRMTTSAAAAVTGTDDVIGVLAPGKVGDIAIFDGRVRVNHRAIIDADPQDVTLVLRGGKALYGDAAVIAAIPATGSCDNMDVCGSDKQLCLSGDIGMSLEQLATSAGASIYPAFFCGEPEREPLCAPKRSATNASVQGSSLYSGEPSADDLDGDGVPNAEDNCPSVFNPVRPLDGGRQADQDNDGLGDACDVCPMDAGTTLCNVPDPNDTDGDGIPNAIDNCPTVANPGQEDADNDGKGDVCDPCPNDYNPGSAGCPATIYAIKSGTVTVGSTVSVSNALVTGRHTGGYFLQVKPGDAGYQGSANSGVYVFGSSTGIAVGDRVSLTSALVSDYYGQIQLTSPVAVVEQSQNEALPPPVVASTASLVASATARPLEGVLVEVHDVSVIGLDLMYNEFILNGNLRVNDLMYLVSPFPQVGTTFTAVRGVLNYRNNTFKLEVRGASDIVLGPPTLSSFGPPLSYVYEGETGVPTTPTPLTVTLSHAALVDTPVSVVSADPAINVVGGGVVVPAGATSAVVLVDGVTAAPSVTLMASLDAVSLTADVRVLGPAELPTLASLTPPSGTVAPGGSIALTVTLDLPAPAGGTVVTLAVTPPGAGTVPGTVTVGAGQVSASFDYVDADVESMVTVSATLGAVTLTSTLEVVAPMGGLVINEVDYDQVGADGAEFVEIYNGTGAPVDLAGYAVVLVNGSNNSVYGTISLASAGTLAAGQYLVVGSTAVQVPATALKINFTGSQSDRIQNGAPDGIALVNTITGTLVDALSYEGSITSVNIPNVGTVSLVEGTPLPTSVADSNTVAGSLCRIPDGVDTNNAASDWAFSTTITPGAPNVP; this is translated from the coding sequence ATGGTGCTGTTCAGCGGCTGCAGTTGCAGTCCGAGCGGCACCTGTGGTGATGGGCGGGTCGATCCAGGCGAGCAGTGCGACGACAGGAACACCAACTCCGGGGACGGGTGTTCCGCGACGTGCCAGCTCGAGAACACGCGCTGCGGTGATGGCGTCGTCGATCCGGGAGAGGCATGCGACGACGGCAACCGTGACAGCGGCGATGGGTGCTCTCCGACCTGCCAGGTCGAGGAGGAGACGGCGGTCTGTGGGAACGGGACGCTGGAGCCTGGCGAGCAGTGCGACGACGGGAACACCGAGCCAGGGGATGGATGTTCGGCGTCCTGTCGGGACGAAGGAACGTGCGGCGATGGCGTGCTCGACCCGGGGGAGCAGTGCGACGACGGGAACGATGAGCCGGGCGATGGTTGCGAGCCGGACTGCACGAAGTCGGCGGTGACCGAGGTGGTCTGCGAGGATCTCGTGCCGCTGCCGGATGGGGCGGTGTGCGAGGTCGGCGCAGGAGACGCGCAGCGGTTGATCCAGGGGCGGGTGCTGACGCCTGGGGTGGTCTACGTCGGCGGTTCGGTGGTCGTCGATGCGCAGGGGTTGATCACCTGCGTCGGGTGCGACTGCGAAGAGCCGGCGGGGGCGACCCGGATCACCTGCCCGAGCGGCGTGATCTCACCGGGGCTGATCAACACGCACGATCACATCACCTACACGCAGAACTGGCCCTATACGCCGACCGACGAGCGCTACGAGCACCGGCACGACTGGCGCCGTGGGAATGGTGGGCACACGCGGATCAACACGCCAGGGAACGCGAGCGCCAACCAGATCCGCTGGGGTGAGCTGAGGCACTTGCTGGGTGGGGCGACCTCGCTCGTCGGCTCGGGTAGCGCGACGGGTCTACTGCGCAATCTGGATCGGGCGGCTCAGGAAGGGCTGAACCACGCGCAGGTCGAGTACGAGACGTTCCCGCTCGGTGACTCGAACGGCATCGAGCGGACCTCGGGCTGTAACTACCCGGGCATGGTCACCCAGGCGGACATCGCCGGGGAGTCTGCGTACCTGCCGCACGTGGCCGAGGGGATCGAGACGTCGGCCCGCAACGAGTTCATCTGCCTGAACACCGATCCGAACAACATCGTCCAGCCCCAGAGCGCCTTCATTCATGGCGTGGGTCTGGTCGCCGCCGACTATGCCGCGATGGCGGCGAACGGGACGTCGCTCATCTGGTCGCCACGCTCGAACATCACGCTCTACGGCGACACGGCGGTGGTGACGGCCGCAGCGCGACTCGGGGTGCAGATCGCGCTGGGCACGGACTGGGTGGCGACGGGTTCGATGAACGTGCTGCGCGAGCTGCGCTGCGCCGACAACCTGAACAAAAACTACTACGGGAACTTCTTCACGGACGAGGATCTGTGGCGGATGACGACCTCCGCCGCCGCCGCGGTCACGGGTACGGACGACGTCATCGGCGTGCTCGCACCAGGCAAGGTGGGCGACATCGCGATCTTCGACGGTCGTGTCCGCGTGAACCACCGTGCCATCATCGACGCCGACCCTCAGGACGTGACGCTCGTGCTGCGTGGTGGGAAGGCGCTCTACGGCGATGCGGCCGTGATTGCGGCCATCCCGGCGACCGGCTCCTGCGACAACATGGATGTCTGCGGGTCTGACAAGCAGCTCTGCTTGAGCGGTGACATCGGGATGTCGCTGGAGCAGCTCGCGACGAGCGCAGGCGCGTCGATCTATCCCGCGTTCTTCTGCGGGGAGCCCGAGCGTGAGCCCCTCTGTGCCCCGAAGCGCTCCGCGACGAATGCTTCGGTGCAGGGATCGAGCCTCTACTCCGGAGAGCCCTCGGCCGACGATCTCGACGGGGACGGGGTGCCGAACGCGGAGGACAACTGCCCGTCGGTCTTCAACCCGGTCCGGCCACTGGACGGCGGGAGGCAGGCCGATCAGGACAACGATGGACTGGGCGATGCCTGCGACGTCTGCCCGATGGATGCCGGGACGACGCTCTGCAACGTGCCCGATCCCAACGACACCGACGGTGACGGCATCCCGAACGCGATCGACAACTGTCCGACGGTCGCGAATCCCGGTCAGGAGGATGCAGACAACGACGGCAAGGGCGACGTCTGCGATCCGTGCCCGAACGACTACAACCCCGGGTCGGCGGGCTGCCCCGCGACGATCTACGCCATCAAGAGTGGCACGGTCACGGTGGGATCGACGGTCTCGGTCAGCAATGCGCTGGTCACCGGGCGCCACACCGGGGGGTACTTCCTCCAGGTCAAGCCGGGGGATGCGGGCTACCAGGGCTCGGCGAACTCGGGTGTCTACGTGTTCGGGTCGTCGACGGGGATCGCCGTCGGAGACCGGGTCTCGCTGACCAGCGCGCTGGTGTCCGACTATTACGGGCAGATTCAGCTCACCTCCCCGGTGGCGGTCGTCGAACAGTCTCAGAACGAAGCGCTGCCGCCTCCGGTGGTCGCGTCGACGGCGAGCTTGGTGGCGAGTGCGACAGCTCGGCCACTCGAAGGGGTGCTCGTCGAGGTGCACGACGTGTCGGTGATCGGCCTGGACCTGATGTACAACGAGTTCATCCTCAACGGGAACCTGAGGGTGAACGACCTGATGTACCTGGTGAGCCCGTTCCCGCAGGTGGGGACGACGTTCACGGCCGTGCGCGGGGTCCTCAACTACCGCAACAACACCTTCAAGCTCGAGGTGCGGGGAGCGAGCGACATCGTGCTCGGTCCCCCCACGCTGTCCAGCTTCGGGCCTCCCCTCTCCTATGTGTACGAGGGCGAGACGGGTGTGCCGACCACCCCGACGCCCCTCACGGTGACGCTGTCCCACGCGGCGCTGGTGGATACGCCCGTCTCGGTGGTGTCCGCCGATCCTGCGATCAATGTGGTGGGCGGTGGCGTCGTGGTGCCGGCTGGCGCGACGAGCGCTGTGGTGCTGGTGGATGGTGTGACGGCAGCGCCATCGGTGACGTTGATGGCGTCGCTCGATGCGGTGTCGCTCACGGCTGACGTCAGGGTCCTCGGGCCTGCGGAGCTTCCGACGCTGGCGTCGCTCACCCCGCCCTCGGGGACGGTGGCGCCAGGTGGTTCCATCGCGCTGACCGTCACCCTGGATCTGCCGGCTCCGGCGGGGGGTACGGTCGTGACGCTGGCCGTGACGCCGCCCGGGGCGGGGACCGTCCCTGGCACGGTGACCGTGGGAGCGGGTCAGGTCAGCGCGAGCTTCGACTATGTCGACGCCGACGTGGAGAGCATGGTGACGGTGAGCGCGACGCTGGGCGCCGTCACCTTGACGTCGACGCTCGAGGTGGTGGCGCCGATGGGTGGCCTCGTCATCAACGAGGTGGACTACGACCAGGTGGGCGCAGACGGTGCCGAGTTCGTGGAGATCTACAACGGGACCGGTGCGCCCGTGGATCTCGCGGGGTATGCCGTGGTGCTCGTGAACGGGTCGAACAACTCGGTCTACGGCACGATCAGCCTCGCGTCCGCGGGAACGCTCGCGGCGGGTCAGTACCTGGTGGTTGGAAGCACGGCCGTGCAGGTGCCGGCGACAGCGCTGAAGATCAACTTCACGGGTAGCCAGTCCGACAGGATCCAGAATGGTGCGCCCGATGGCATCGCGCTGGTCAACACCATCACGGGGACGCTCGTGGATGCGCTCTCCTACGAGGGATCCATCACCTCCGTGAACATCCCCAACGTGGGCACGGTCAGCCTGGTCGAGGGGACACCGCTTCCGACATCCGTTGCCGACAGCAACACGGTGGCCGGGTCGCTATGCCGGATTCCGGATGGCGTGGACACCAACAATGCCGCCTCGGATTGGGCGTTCTCGACTACCATCACCCCTGGCGCGCCCAACGTGCCCTAG
- a CDS encoding dienelactone hydrolase family protein, which translates to MPTEGAMTEKITFTSKTGELLTGELVLPQGADKAPAVVLIQEWWGVNDHIRSLLERLAAAGFIALAPDLYHGQVTRDAEEAGRLMTALDKPRALGEIAAAVQHVTTLPRSNGRVGVMGFCMGGAFAFAAAATVPELGAVVPFYGIPTPAPDYTTVRAPVLAHFAARDEWAKASDADQLKRQLESLGKSMELHVYDANHAFMNDTRPEVYHPEAAKLAWDRSLEFLRTHLG; encoded by the coding sequence ATGCCAACGGAAGGCGCAATGACCGAAAAGATAACCTTCACGTCGAAGACAGGTGAGCTCCTGACGGGCGAGCTCGTTCTACCGCAGGGGGCAGACAAGGCGCCTGCCGTGGTGCTGATCCAGGAGTGGTGGGGCGTGAACGATCACATCCGCTCATTGCTCGAGCGGCTCGCTGCAGCAGGGTTCATCGCCCTCGCGCCCGACCTCTACCATGGTCAGGTCACGCGCGACGCAGAGGAAGCTGGCCGGCTCATGACGGCGCTCGACAAGCCCCGTGCGCTCGGCGAGATCGCAGCCGCTGTCCAGCATGTCACCACACTCCCGCGCAGCAACGGCCGCGTCGGCGTCATGGGTTTCTGCATGGGAGGTGCGTTCGCGTTTGCAGCCGCGGCAACCGTCCCCGAGCTCGGCGCCGTCGTTCCATTTTACGGCATCCCCACGCCCGCCCCCGACTACACCACGGTGCGCGCTCCCGTCCTCGCTCATTTCGCGGCACGCGATGAATGGGCCAAGGCCTCCGATGCCGACCAGCTGAAGAGACAGCTCGAGTCCCTCGGCAAGTCCATGGAGCTTCATGTCTACGATGCCAATCACGCGTTCATGAACGATACTCGCCCCGAGGTGTACCACCCTGAAGCGGCAAAGCTTGCGTGGGACCGCAGCCTGGAGTTCCTCCGCACGCACCTCGGATGA
- a CDS encoding pyridoxal phosphate-dependent aminotransferase — protein sequence MSTRVVTPEFGTLDATDVGLSGLARGVIGSEILRIAAEIRALKARGVEVCNLTVGDFDPAHFPIPTELLEGTKRALADGHTNYPPSDGVLPLREALVRHYEQELGLRYPLDAVLVAGGARPLLYATYRALLDPGDVAVYPVPSWNNNHYAYLAGATPLPLPVQASTNFFPTAASLQPHLATARTVLLNSPLNPTGTVIDPGELGRIAALIVEENRRRAQVGARPVFLIFDQVYWSLTFGDAAHATPVSLVPEVAPYTILLDAISKSLCATGMRVGWGFMPPALRRRMADILGHVGAWAPKAEQMATAALLGRPDAVRAFQVPMKARVRERLDALFDGFMAMKRDGAPVDAIAPQGAIYLSVRFDLVGATVGERRPRSNEEIRQLLLEGAGLAVVPFQAFGSTEDTGWFRLSVGAVSLEEIAAMMPRLRVLLATASRAGDGRVG from the coding sequence ATGAGCACCAGGGTCGTGACGCCGGAGTTCGGAACGCTCGACGCCACCGACGTGGGCCTCTCGGGGCTCGCGCGGGGCGTGATTGGCTCGGAGATCCTGCGCATCGCGGCGGAGATCCGCGCGCTGAAGGCCCGTGGGGTGGAGGTGTGCAACCTGACGGTCGGTGATTTCGATCCAGCCCACTTCCCGATCCCCACCGAGCTTCTGGAGGGGACGAAGCGCGCGCTCGCCGACGGGCACACGAACTATCCCCCCTCGGATGGCGTGCTGCCGCTGCGCGAGGCGCTGGTTCGCCATTACGAGCAGGAGCTGGGGCTTCGTTATCCGCTCGATGCCGTGCTCGTGGCGGGTGGAGCGCGGCCGCTGCTCTACGCGACGTACAGGGCGCTGCTCGACCCGGGCGATGTGGCCGTCTATCCGGTGCCGTCCTGGAACAACAACCACTACGCCTACCTGGCCGGGGCAACGCCGCTGCCGCTCCCCGTGCAAGCGAGCACCAACTTCTTTCCGACGGCAGCGTCGCTCCAGCCTCATCTGGCGACGGCGAGGACGGTGCTCCTGAACTCGCCGCTCAATCCCACGGGTACGGTCATCGATCCAGGGGAGCTGGGCCGCATCGCGGCGCTGATCGTCGAGGAGAACCGGCGCCGAGCGCAGGTCGGGGCGCGCCCCGTCTTTCTGATCTTCGACCAGGTGTACTGGTCGCTCACGTTCGGTGATGCCGCGCATGCGACGCCGGTCTCGCTCGTGCCCGAGGTCGCTCCGTACACGATCTTGCTCGACGCGATCTCCAAGTCGCTGTGCGCGACGGGGATGCGGGTCGGCTGGGGGTTCATGCCGCCCGCGTTGCGGCGGCGCATGGCCGACATCCTCGGGCACGTCGGGGCGTGGGCACCCAAGGCGGAGCAGATGGCCACGGCGGCGCTCCTGGGTCGCCCTGACGCGGTTCGTGCGTTTCAGGTGCCGATGAAGGCGCGCGTGCGGGAGCGGCTCGATGCGCTGTTCGACGGGTTCATGGCGATGAAGCGAGACGGCGCGCCCGTCGATGCGATCGCGCCTCAAGGCGCCATCTATCTGTCCGTTCGGTTCGACCTCGTGGGGGCGACGGTGGGCGAGCGGAGGCCGCGGAGCAACGAGGAGATCCGGCAGCTCTTGCTGGAAGGGGCAGGGCTGGCGGTGGTGCCCTTCCAGGCCTTCGGGTCGACGGAGGACACGGGGTGGTTCAGGCTTTCGGTCGGAGCCGTGTCGCTGGAGGAGATCGCGGCGATGATGCCACGGCTCCGCGTGCTGCTCGCCACAGCGAGCAGGGCGGGCGATGGCCGGGTCGGCTGA
- a CDS encoding cyclic nucleotide-binding domain-containing protein, with product MSVGFEFLTQDDERLLLERAVRVRYKPGELILEEGSRRQAVFVIKSGIAGVEVAHLGRGVGIRQLGPGAVFGEVSFLESAAASASVVAREETEVDVIEGTYVHSLLGSVPGLAARFYQSLAVMLAKRLRENTAMLPPLLVEDVPQVRRFHGVRTGQVGTTDLPPKLVEAVEEFKTEMMGADRLVKAGKAGEPEIQAKVSSACSMMMNRLRDQIVSDRHLEKGLGAYVFRETFSFFMLSRLLERAYMKPRGYAGDFFTIEMIYNDEPAGDGRLGRYIDRWALDIAACRAVKNRRGVLSAVIQDALRANAGGTMSVTSLASGPARELFDLFSGPPLPDLKATCIDIDNQALTYAAGIADVLGVKEHFSFTQDNVVRLAHGRGNTMLQPQHLIYSIGLTDYLRDELVIKMIDWIYDRLLPGGMAVIGNFEASNPNKAFMDHVVEWELIHRTAEDMHTMFSRSKFQGARLTVRTEDAGVNLFAIAQKP from the coding sequence ATGAGCGTAGGGTTCGAGTTTCTGACGCAGGATGACGAGCGGCTGCTCCTCGAGCGCGCAGTTCGTGTCCGCTACAAGCCCGGCGAGCTGATTCTCGAAGAGGGATCCCGTCGTCAGGCGGTCTTCGTCATCAAGAGCGGGATCGCCGGCGTCGAGGTGGCTCACCTCGGGCGGGGCGTGGGCATCCGACAGCTCGGGCCCGGCGCGGTGTTCGGCGAAGTGTCTTTTCTGGAGAGCGCGGCCGCGAGTGCCTCGGTGGTGGCCAGAGAGGAGACGGAGGTCGACGTCATCGAGGGGACCTACGTCCACTCCTTGCTGGGCTCGGTGCCAGGCCTGGCAGCGCGGTTCTACCAGTCGCTCGCGGTGATGCTCGCCAAGCGGCTGCGTGAGAACACGGCGATGCTGCCGCCATTGCTCGTGGAAGACGTCCCGCAGGTCAGGCGGTTCCATGGTGTCCGGACCGGCCAGGTGGGGACGACCGATCTTCCCCCGAAGCTCGTGGAGGCGGTCGAAGAGTTCAAGACCGAGATGATGGGCGCCGACCGGCTCGTGAAGGCTGGCAAAGCGGGTGAGCCCGAGATCCAGGCGAAGGTGAGCAGCGCCTGCTCCATGATGATGAACCGCCTGCGCGATCAGATCGTGTCCGATCGGCACCTGGAGAAGGGGCTCGGTGCCTACGTCTTCCGGGAGACGTTCTCGTTCTTCATGCTGAGCCGTCTCCTCGAGCGGGCCTACATGAAGCCGCGTGGGTATGCCGGGGACTTCTTCACCATCGAGATGATCTACAACGACGAGCCGGCTGGTGATGGCCGACTCGGCCGTTACATCGATCGCTGGGCGCTGGACATTGCGGCTTGCCGCGCGGTGAAGAACCGACGCGGCGTCTTGAGCGCGGTGATCCAGGACGCGCTGCGCGCCAATGCTGGGGGCACCATGTCGGTGACGAGCCTCGCGAGCGGGCCAGCCAGGGAACTGTTCGATCTGTTCTCAGGTCCACCACTACCGGACCTGAAGGCGACGTGCATCGACATCGACAACCAGGCGCTGACCTATGCCGCCGGGATCGCTGATGTGCTCGGAGTCAAGGAGCACTTCAGCTTCACGCAGGACAACGTGGTGCGGCTGGCTCACGGTCGTGGGAACACCATGCTGCAACCTCAGCACCTGATCTACAGCATCGGGCTGACGGACTATTTGCGAGACGAGCTGGTGATCAAGATGATCGACTGGATCTACGATCGCCTGTTGCCAGGTGGCATGGCCGTCATCGGGAACTTCGAGGCCTCGAACCCGAACAAGGCGTTCATGGATCACGTCGTGGAGTGGGAGCTCATCCACCGGACGGCGGAGGACATGCACACGATGTTCTCGCGCTCGAAATTCCAGGGTGCGCGTCTCACGGTGCGCACTGAGGATGCAGGGGTCAACCTGTTCGCGATCGCTCAGAAGCCGTGA
- the rpoN gene encoding RNA polymerase factor sigma-54, which translates to MGMEMKLQFKLSQQLVMTPQLVQAIRLLQLSRLELVDEIRKELDGNPVLADDGTDPKPKEKAAVTDSATTVSEFTPDARLDVDGERFERSDTALRDAERRAKETDWEQFLENRQLQQALPSFRGGFEEMPPIEQNLTKASSLQDHLMWQLQLSDFVDNERLFALLVIGNLDERGYLDLKGGEVADGTKSPDLTISDLAREAGLNPEDAEEVLAMIQRFDPIGVAARDLAECLRVQAEVLGFDDVEMAIIKDHLHNVERRNFGAIAKALKIALEEVYESVQEIQKLESVPARNFAEIDEKTIAITPDVYVIKDGDQFVVTDNDKGLQRLYINEGLAQKMLKDPKAKEFISEKLRSAQWLIRAIEQRRRTIIKVTECIVEKQREFLERGVAYLKPMILRDVAESVGMHESTISRVTSNKYVHTPQGLFELKYFFNSSIHRVADEDIASESVKQAIKKIIASEDKSNPHSDQAIVKILEDQDGIKIARRTVAKYREMLGILSSSKRKKMF; encoded by the coding sequence ATGGGCATGGAGATGAAGCTCCAGTTCAAGCTGTCCCAGCAGCTGGTGATGACACCACAGCTGGTGCAAGCGATTCGGCTGCTGCAGCTCTCGCGGCTTGAGCTGGTGGATGAGATAAGGAAAGAACTCGACGGCAACCCGGTCCTGGCCGATGACGGCACCGATCCGAAGCCGAAAGAAAAGGCCGCCGTCACCGATTCTGCGACCACGGTGTCCGAGTTCACGCCGGATGCCCGCCTCGATGTCGATGGAGAGCGCTTCGAGCGCTCCGACACCGCCCTTCGAGATGCCGAGCGTCGCGCCAAGGAGACGGACTGGGAGCAGTTCCTCGAGAACAGACAGCTTCAGCAGGCGCTCCCGTCGTTCCGGGGAGGCTTCGAAGAGATGCCTCCCATCGAGCAGAACCTCACCAAAGCGAGCTCACTCCAAGACCACTTGATGTGGCAGCTCCAGCTCAGCGACTTCGTCGACAACGAGCGCCTGTTCGCGTTGCTGGTGATCGGCAACCTGGACGAACGAGGCTACCTCGATCTCAAGGGTGGCGAAGTAGCCGATGGAACCAAGTCGCCCGATCTGACGATCTCGGACCTGGCCCGCGAGGCCGGACTCAACCCTGAGGACGCCGAGGAGGTCCTCGCCATGATCCAGCGCTTCGACCCCATCGGGGTTGCCGCGCGCGATCTCGCGGAGTGCCTGCGGGTGCAGGCTGAGGTGCTCGGCTTCGACGATGTCGAGATGGCCATCATCAAGGACCACCTCCACAACGTGGAGCGACGAAACTTCGGCGCGATCGCCAAGGCGCTGAAGATCGCTCTGGAGGAGGTCTACGAGTCCGTCCAGGAGATCCAGAAGCTCGAGAGCGTACCTGCTCGGAACTTCGCCGAGATCGACGAGAAGACGATCGCCATCACCCCGGACGTCTACGTCATCAAGGATGGTGACCAGTTCGTGGTCACCGACAACGACAAGGGGCTCCAGCGGCTCTACATCAACGAGGGCCTTGCGCAGAAGATGCTGAAGGACCCCAAAGCCAAGGAGTTCATCAGCGAGAAGCTTCGCAGCGCTCAGTGGTTGATCCGCGCCATCGAGCAGCGACGGCGCACGATCATCAAGGTCACCGAGTGCATCGTGGAGAAGCAGCGAGAGTTCCTCGAGCGAGGCGTCGCCTACCTGAAGCCGATGATCCTCCGGGATGTCGCCGAGTCGGTGGGGATGCACGAGTCGACGATCTCGCGTGTGACCTCGAACAAGTACGTGCACACACCGCAGGGACTGTTCGAGCTGAAGTACTTCTTCAATTCATCCATCCACCGCGTGGCCGACGAGGACATCGCTTCGGAAAGCGTGAAGCAGGCGATCAAGAAGATCATTGCTTCCGAGGACAAGAGCAATCCCCACAGCGATCAGGCCATCGTCAAAATCCTCGAGGATCAGGACGGCATCAAGATCGCGCGACGCACGGTCGCCAAGTACCGCGAGATGCTCGGCATCCTCAGCTCCTCGAAGCGCAAGAAGATGTTCTGA
- a CDS encoding BtpA/SgcQ family protein — protein MRDSLPSLIGVIHLPPLPGSPRFAGELGPILEQTAADARALAAAGFEGVILENFGDAPFHPERVPAITVAAMTAAALAARGAAPAVSLGVNVLRNDAEAALAIAVAAGASMIRVNVHVGARITDQGLVQGRAHETLRLRRELGASAVRLLCDVDVKHSAPLTPRPIAEEAEETAGRGLADALLVTGSGTGRAADRAQLEAVRAAVHVPVLIASGVTVDSLSSLCGAHGVIVGSCLRASGRAGDPVDQGTATRFADAFRKVWHS, from the coding sequence ATGCGCGACTCGCTCCCTTCCCTCATCGGCGTCATCCATCTCCCCCCGCTGCCTGGCAGCCCTCGGTTTGCAGGCGAGCTGGGGCCGATTCTCGAGCAGACGGCGGCCGACGCGCGGGCGCTTGCGGCCGCGGGTTTCGAGGGGGTGATCCTGGAGAACTTCGGGGACGCGCCGTTCCATCCGGAGCGCGTCCCGGCGATCACGGTGGCGGCGATGACGGCGGCCGCGCTCGCGGCGCGGGGGGCGGCGCCAGCCGTCTCGCTGGGGGTGAACGTGCTCCGCAACGACGCGGAAGCGGCGCTGGCGATCGCGGTGGCGGCTGGCGCGAGCATGATCCGGGTGAACGTCCACGTGGGGGCGCGGATCACCGATCAGGGTCTGGTGCAAGGGCGCGCTCACGAGACGCTGCGGCTGCGGCGTGAGCTGGGGGCGTCGGCCGTGCGCCTGCTCTGCGACGTGGACGTGAAGCACTCTGCGCCCCTCACCCCGCGTCCGATCGCAGAGGAGGCCGAGGAGACGGCTGGACGGGGGCTCGCCGACGCGCTCCTGGTGACTGGCTCCGGGACCGGGCGTGCGGCGGATCGAGCGCAGCTGGAGGCCGTGCGCGCAGCCGTGCATGTGCCGGTGCTGATCGCGAGCGGCGTGACGGTGGACTCGCTTTCGTCGCTGTGCGGCGCGCACGGGGTGATCGTGGGGTCGTGCCTCCGGGCGAGTGGTCGCGCGGGCGATCCCGTCGATCAGGGCACCGCCACCCGCTTCGCCGACGCCTTCCGCAAGGTGTGGCACAGCTGA